Below is a genomic region from Hylemonella gracilis.
TTGCATGAGCCTCTCCCTGGTGCGCAGCCGCGCCTTGCGGGGGCTGGAAGCAGCGATCGTCAGCGTGGAGGTGCACCTCGCGCCGGGCCTGCCCAGCTTCACGCTGGTCGGGCTGGCGGAAACCGAAGTCAAGGAAGCACGCGAACGAGTGCGCGCCGCCCTGCTCCACAGCGGCCTGGTTTTCCCGCATGACCGTCGCATCACGGTCAACCTGGCTCCGGCCGACCTGCCCAAGGATTCCGGACGCTTCGACCTGCCCATCGCGCTGGGCCTGCTGGCCGCCAGCGGACAGATCGATGGCGCGGCACTGGCCCGCTATGAGTTCGCGGGGGAGTTGTCGCTCTCGGGCGAGCTGCGCCCGGTGCGCGGCGCGCTGGCCATGGCCCTGGCCTTGCGTGGACAGACCAGCCGCCTGGTACTGCCACCCGGCAGCGCGGAGGAGGCCGCGCTCGCACCCGACGCCGAAATCTACCGTGCCGTGCACCTGCTGGACGTGGTGCGGCAATTCCTGCCCGAGGATGGGGCGCAGGCGGCGGCGACCGATTCGGGCTGGACGCGCCAGACACGGCCCGCGCTGCCGACCGGCTTGCCAGCCGCACCCGATCTGACCGACGTGAAAGGCCAGGCCGGGCCCAAACGCGCGCTCGAAATCGCCGCGGCGGGCGGCCACAGCCTGCTGATGAGCGGCCCGCCCGGCACCGGCAAGTCCATGCTGGCCGAACGTCTGAGCGGTCTGCTGCCACCCATGAGCACAGAGGAGGCACTGGAGAGCGCCGCCCTGCTGAGCCTGGCCGGACGCTTCACGCCCGCGCACTGGATGCAGCGCCCCACGCTCAGCCCCCACCATACCGCCAGCGCCGTCGCACTGGTCGGCGGGGGTTCGCCACCCCGGCCCGGCGAGATTTCACTCGCGCATCACGGCGTCCTTTACTTGGACGAACTGCCTGAGCTTCCCCGCGCCGCGCTGGAAGCCCTGCGCGAGCCGCTGGAGACCGGCCGCATCCGCATCGTGCGCGCTGCGCGGCAGGCTGAGTTCCCCGCGCGCTTCCAGCTCGTGGCCGCCATGAACCCCTGCCCCTGCGGCTACCTGGGCGCCACGCACCGTGTCTGCCGCTGCACGCCCGACCAGATCCGGCGCTACCAGGCCCGGCTGAGCGGGCCCCTGCTGGACCGCATCGACCTGCATGTGAGCGTCAACGCCCTGCCACCAGGGGAACTGCTGGATGCCTCCACGGGAGAAAGCTCCGCCACCGTGCGGGCGCGCAGCACGGCGGCACGACAACGCGCGCTGGCGCGCCAGGACAAGGTCAATCATGCACTGAGTGGGCAGGACATCGAGCGCGCGATCCAGGCCGAGGACGGTGCCCTGCGCTTTCTGCGCCAGGCGGCGGAACGCCTGGGCTGGAGCGGGCGCGGCCTGCATCGCACGCTGAAAGTCGCCCGCACCATTGCCGATCTGGGTGGCGCCGAACACATGACGACCGAACATGTGGCCGAAGCCCTGCAGTACCGCCCCGTGCTGCCCGCCTAGCCTCACCGCAGCTCGCCACGAAAAACACCCCAGACGCTGGAACGCTGTCCAAGGTCTGGGGTGCGATTCACTCGGGGACCTTCATGTCCCCTGGCGAGCCGGAATCAGATGCCGTAGCCTTCCTCGTGCAGGACATTGTCGAGACCAGCGGTTTCCGCGTCCGCGTTGACGCGGAAGCCCACGGTCTTCTCGACCAGGAAAGCCAGGATGTAAGTCACGACGAAGGAGTAAACAATCACCGTCACGGACGAGAGCACCTGGGCCGTCAACAGCTTGGCGCTGCCGGCGGAGAGCAGACTCTCGGCACCACCGACGCTACCGAACAGGCCAATCCAGATGCAGCCGATGAACCCGGCCACCAAGTGGATGCCCACGACGTCCAGGGAGTCGTCGTAGCCAAGCTTGAACTTGAGTTCAACGGCCAAGGCACAGATGGCGCCAGCAGCCAGGCCCAGCAGAATGGCCCAGATCGGTGTCAAGGATGCGCAGGCCGGCGTGATGGCCACCAGACCGGCGACGATGCCGGAAGCAGCGCCCACGGCCGTGGACTTGCCCAGCTTGAATTTCTCCACAATGATCCAGCCCAGGGCTGCTGCGGCCGGAGCGATCAAGGTGTTGAGGAAGATCAGACCGGACTGGTCCACGTTGGCGCCGTGCACGCCGGTGTTGAAGCCGAACCAGCCGAACCACAGAATGGCCGTGCCGATCAGCACCAGGGGCACGTTGTGGCTGGTGGCCAGTTGCTTGCCGAAGCCCGTGCGCTTGCCCAGAACCAGGGCCAAAGCCATGGCGGCAGCACCCGCGGATTGGTGAATCACCGTGCCACCGGCCCAGTCGATGGAAGCGCCAAAGCCGTACACGTCATTCGCCAGCCAGCCATCAAACTTGCCTTCGGCGTTCATGCCCCAGAGCCAGCGGAAGGTCGGGAACACGACAAAAGCAGCGAACAGGGCGGCGAACAGAATCCACGGCCAGAAGCGCGCGCGATCCGCCACGGCACCGGACGCCAGCGCAACGGTGATGATGCAGAAGGCGACCAGGAAGGCGTGGCCGGCGAACGCGCCGTAGCCCGCCGCATCCGACTTGCCAATGTTGCCGGCGATGGCGGAAAGACCAAAATCCGCGAGAGGGCTGCCCGCGAACCAGGACGAGGTTGCACCCACCTGCGAGGCGATGCCGGCACCGATCAGGACATAGAGAATGGCCACGACGATGATGGAGCCGAAGCTCAACATCATCATGGACACCACCGACTTGGACTTGACCAGACCTCCGTAGAAGAAGGCCAGGCCGGGGGTCATGAAAATAACGAGAGCCGCGCAAAGCAACAGCCACGCAAGTTCTATCGACATTGAAACCACCTTTGGTTTTGGGTTGATGGGCTGGTCGTCAGCCACCCGATGCTCGTGAGCGAGAACGGGGCTGCAAACGCCTGTACAGAAACTGTCTTACAGACGGCGTGGCCATATGCAAAAACCTTGCCCGGATGGTCAGGCGGGCCCGATCGTGCTTGCCGGCATCTTGCCGTTACGACGCCCTCCCTCTGCGCCGCAGAGCCCGGGCAGCCCCGCCGCCCGGTGGTTCAGCCAACTTCGACCGGCTCGACCGGTTCCGCCGGCAAGTGGCGGCGGCGCAGCAGGACCGCGAAACCCCAACCCAGGGCACACAGGATGACCCCAGCCCCGGCAATGGTCGGGGCCGAGCCCAGGCTGGCCGCGAGTGCGGCCGCCAGCAGCACGCCGATGGACTGACCGATGAACAGAAAGGCCGCAAACAAAGACACGGCCGTGCCGCGCGCGGCGGGCGCCATCTGCGTGGCATTGGTCTGCATGGTGTTGTGCAGCATGAAGAAGCCGAACCCTGCCGCCAGGCAGGCCGGCGCCGCCGGCCAGGCCAAGGGCGAGTAGGCGACAACCAAGGCGCCCAAGCCCAGCAGGGACACGCCCAGGCGCACCAGGCCGGCCTCGCCCAGGCGCGGGATCAGCCAGCGCGCCGTGACCATGTAGACCACGCCGCCCAGGCCGAACAGCGCCACCACCACGCCAGCGGCGCTCAGGCTCAGACCCAGTTCCGCGTGCAGGTGCGTGGCCCAGATGGCCAGCGCGCCAAAACCCGTGGCCCCCTCGATCAAGGCCACGATCAGCACCACACGGGACCAGCGCCCGGTGACGATGGCCCAGGCTTGCTTGACGAAACCCAGGCGCGGTGCCTCGGCCTGGGCCGCATGCGTGGTGCCTGTCTGCTGCCGCGCCATGCGTCGGCCCTCGCGCCAGAGCAGCACACCCGCTATGCCGAACAGCAGGGTCATCAGCACGAAAGCCCAGCGCCAGCCCAGGGTGTCGGTGAACAGGCCACCGAAGACCTGCCCGCTGGTCAGGCCCAGGGTGGTGCCCAGCGCCAGCTTGGCCAGGGTTTCCTGGCGCTGGGCGTAGGGCACGTTGTCACCGATCCAAGCCATGGACAGGGGGATGATGGCCGCCGCGCCCAGCGCGGTCAGCATGCGCGCGGCCACCAGCATGTCCAGCCCCAGCGCGAACACGGCCATCACCGAACCCACGCTGCAGCCCAGCGTGGCCCAGGTGACGACGCGGAACTTGCCCAGTCGGTCGCCCAAAGGGCCATAGAAAAGCTGGCACAGGCCGTAGACCACGGCAAAGAAGGAAATGGTGCGTGCCGCCTCAGCCAGGCCGACGCCGAATTCCCGCGACAGCTCGGGCAGCATGGCGTCGCACAGGCGTTGCACGGCCATGCTGGAGAACGTGGCGCAGGAAAGCAGCAGGACGCTGCGACGCGTGGAGGCGCTGAGTGGGGACATGGGGGAAGAAGAAAAGAAACAGCCGGACAAGCAAGGGGAAGAATGTGACATGGGCCGCTTGCGCAGGGCCTGCGCACGACTCGGACCGATACGCGGCGCTCATCATAATGAGCCCCATGCCCACGCGCAGCGCATCGCCGCAATACCCCCCTTCCCCTGTCAGCCCCCTTTCGTCCGCCTCCCCGCTGCCGCCGTCCACGGGGCGCTTCATCGGCTGGTTGTCCCTGGCCCAGTTGATCAGCTGGGGCAGTGTGTTCTACCTCTTCGGCCTGCTGCTGGAACCGGTGGAACGGGACCTGGGCCTGACGCGCGCCCAGACCTCGCTGGCCTTCAGCCTGGCGCTGCTGGCCGAAGGCCTGATGGCCTGGCCCGTGGGCCGCTGGATCGACCGGGGCCATGAACGCGCGGTGATGGTCGGTGGCTCCCTGCTGCTGGCCCTGGGCCTGTTGCTGCACAGCCAGGTGGACGGCCTCCCGGCTTTCTATGCGGTCTGGCTGCTGCTGGGCGTGGGCCTGGCCGGGGCGCTGTACCCGCCCGCCTTCGCGGTCATCATCCGCCGCTACCCGCAGGACTTCCGCCGCGCCATCATCATCATCACCTTTCTCGGCGGGCTGGCCAGCACGGTCTTCATCCCGCTCAGCGCCGGACTGATCCATACCCTGGGCTGGCGGCACGCGCTCTGGCCCCTGGCGGCCCTGCACCTGCTGGTCTGCGCGCCCATCCACTGGCGCATGCTGCGCGACGCACCACGACCCGAACCGAACCCTGTCACGGCGCGATCAGCCGACGTGCATCCCGTGGATGCAAGACCGCAAGCACCGCTGCGCCAGCATTTGCTGAGCGCGCCTTACCTGCTGGTCGGTCTGTTCATCGTGCTCTTCATGGGTGTGGTCGCCGCCATCCCGCCGCACCTGGTCAGCCTGCTGCGCGGCTACGGCCTGCCCGAGACCTGGGCCATCCTGGCGCCGGCCCTGATCGGCGTGGTGCAGGTGGGCGGCCGTGCGCTGCTCTATTTCTTCGAGGCACGCTGGAGCCTGCACGCGGTGAACCGCCTCATCCCGACCCTGGTGCCTCTGGCCCTGCTCACCCTGCTGCTGGCGCCGCTGCTGGCCGCGCTCTTCGCGGGCCATGCACGGTCGGTTCAGATCGCGCTGGTGCTGCTCTTCGTCGCACTCTACGGCCTGGGCAACGGCATGCTCACCATCGTCAAGGGCACGGCCGTGGCCGAGTATGTGGACCGCGCCCAGGCCGCCAGCCTCAACGGCGCACTCGGCCTGCCCCAAGCCCTTAGCCGCGCGGCCATGCCCTGGCTGCTGGGCATGATGTGGACCCCGTCGGCCGCCTACCGCAACGGTCTGTGGCTGATGCTGGGTCTGTGCCTGCTGGGACTGGCGGCACTGGTGTGGGCGCAACACCATGCAGCCCGCCACGCAGAGGATTTGCGCAAGCCCGCTTGATTCGGCCGGCGCGGGATTTAAGATCGCACGAACTCAACCAACTCCACAGGAGCCCCCCCATGCCCAAAGGTGTACAACGCAACGACAAGATGGCGAAGAAACCCAAGAAGGACACCAGCGCTCCGCAGGAATCTTCGTCCACATCCACCCGTCCCGTCCCGCCCACCACCGCGGTGATGCCCAAGGGGAAGATGAAGAACAAGCCGAGTTGAAACAAGCCCAGGCCCAGGCCCGACCGGCGGATCAGCTCGACGGGTTCGAAGGCCTGGATGGCATCGGCGGGCGTGGGCCTGACTCTAATAGCCCCGCGCGGGCTCGATCGTGTGGGCCGGCGCCTGGCCGCTGGCGATGCGCTCGATGTTCTCCGCGATCTGCCGCGCCGAGGTCGACGGAATCGCCACCGAGGCCAGATGGGGCGTGATCAGCACCTGAGGCATGTTCCACAGCGGGTCCCCGGGCGCCAGGGGCTCGCGCTCAAAGACATCCAGCGTGGCCGCGCCGATGTGGCCGCTGCGCAGCAAGTCCGTCAGGGCCGCCTGATCGACCAGGGCCCCCCGCGCCACGTTCACGAAGGCCGCGCCCGGCCGCATTTTCGCCAGTCGCTGGCGATCGAACAAATGCTTCGTCAAGGGCGTGAGCGGCAGCATCAGCACCACGATGTCCGCCTGCCCGAGCACGCCGTCCAGCGCTTCCATGCCGGCGAAGCATTCAACGCCCTCGATCCGCGCGGGACTGCGCGACCAGCCCAGCGTCCTGAAACCCTGGCGCTGCAGTTCGTGGGCCGCCGTGGCACCCAGCTGGCCCAGGCCCAGCACGGCGACCGTGATGTCCTCGGGCGAACGGGGATGGCGATAGGCCCATGCACCCCGCCGCTGCGCCGCTTCGAAGAACGGGATCTCGCGCGCATGGCGCAGCACCGCGAACAGCACGTAGCCCGCCATCATGCGCGCCATGTTGGGATCGGTGATCCGCGTGATGGGGATGTCCTTGGGCAGATCCTGGCGTGCCACCAGGGAGTCCACGCCGGCCCCGAGGTTGATGATCAGGCGCAGGTTCGGCATGCGCTGGAAAAAGCCCTCGGGCGGCTTCCAGACCAGGGCGTAATGGACGTCCTCGGGTCGATCGATGGCGCTGGCATGCACCACCTTGAGCCCAGGCAGATGCATCTGGAGCGCGTTCTTCCAGGTGTCGAAATCGTCGAAGTCGCTGTAGAAAACCAGGGTGCCGAGCGCCTGTTCCATGACGTTCACACCTCTTGCCTGCTCTTGCGCACCAGGCGCGAAACCGCCTCGATGGCGAGTTCGTAGCCGTCACCGCCGAGTCCGGCGATCACCCCATCAGCCACTTTCGAGATGTAGGAATGGTGACGGAAGGCTTCGCGCTTCCAGATATTGCTCATGTGGGTCTCGATGATCTTGCCGGGAAAGGCCATCAGCGCATCCAGGATGGGGATGGAGCTGTAGGTCAGGCCAGCCGCGTTGATGATGATGCCATCCGCGACGCCGCGCGCTTCCTGAATCCAGTCGACCAACTGACCCTCGTGGTTGGACTGCAGGAAACGCAGCTCGACCTCCAGCGCGGTCGCCTGGGCTTCGCAGCGCGACTGCAGCACGGGAAAGCTGTCCTTGCCGTAGGTCTTGTTCGCGTCCAGGCCGTACAGGTTGGCGTTGGGTCCATTGAGGAACCAGATCGTGATGGGGGTCATGGTGAGATCGCTCATAGCGGGGGTTGAGGCTGTCAGGCGTCGTAAGGTCGCGTGGCCTGCATCGCGGGCAACCACTGGAACACCTCGTTCCAGCGAGCGGCTTGAGGGCATTGGCCGCGCCAGTCCAGCTCGGGAAAACGGAAGTCCAGATACCCCAGACCGCAGCCGATCGTGACCTCGCCGATGGTGGCTTGATCGACCGCCAGGTCGCGCGCGACGGCCTCTATCGCCACCAAGCAGGCGTCCACCTTGGTCAGCAAAGCCTCGCGCCAGGCAGGCCACTGCACCTCCACAGGGCGGGCCGTCAGCTCGTAGCGCGCCAGCAGTGCGGCATCCAGCAAGCCGTCGCCCAGGGCCTGGCGGGTCAGTGCCGTCCATCGGGCGGCACCCGTCGCCGGAAAGAGGTGACGCGCACCGCCCCGGCTGGCGAGGTACTCGCAGATCACGCGGCTGTCGTAGAGGGACTGCCCGTCGTCGAGGATCAGGGTGGGCACCTTGGCCAAGGGGTTGTGCGCGGCGATGCGCGGATCACGGCGGATCGGATGGGCCGCGCTGTCGAGCAGTTCGATCTGGTCGGCCTGCCCGGTCAGGTGCGCGCAGACCATGACTTTGCGCACGAAGGGCGAGGTGGGGGCGTAAAGCAGTTTCATGAATCAGAGGAGCAATACGAGTTTGCCGAAGACCTGGCCGCTTTCCAGCAAAGCGTGCGAGGCCGCCGCCTCGGCCAGTGGCAGGCTGCCGTGCAAACGGGGTTTGATGCGGCCGTTGCGCAGCTGGGGCAGCACGTGTCGGGTGATCTGCGCGGCCATGCGGGTCTTCTCGGCGTGGCTCTGCGGGCGCAGGGTGGACGAGTGCAGGCTCAACTGCTTCTGCATCAGGGTCAGCAGATCGACATTGACCACCGAACCCTGCATGAAAGACAGGCTGACGTGCCGGCCGCCAAAGGCCAGGGCCTGCAAATTGCGTCGCACATAGTCGCCGCCGACGATGTCCAGCACCACGTCCACGCCACGCCCTCCCGTGTAGTCCAGGCAGGCCTGGGTGAAGTCCGTGGTCGGCCAGCAGACCGTCAGGTCTGCGCCCAGCGCCTTGAGCGCGGCGAACCGGCTCTCATCGCTGTCGGTAACGATGACGGTGCAGCCGGCCGCGCGTGCCATCTGCGTTGCCAGGGTGCCGATGCCGCCGGCACCGCCATGGATCAGCACGGTCTCGCCCATGGCCAGACGGCTCAGCTCGAACAGGTTGTGCCACACCGTGAAGAGCCCTTCCGGCAGGGCCGCCGCCTCAGCGTCCGAAAGATTGGCGGGGACCACGAAGGAATGTTCAAGCGCGGCCGTGCACCAGGGCGCATAGCCGCCTCCGGGCACCAGGCTCATCAGCCGCTGCCCCATCAGCGCTGGGTCGACGCCCGAGCCACAGGCAACCACGTCGCCGCACACTTCCAGGCCCAGCACGTCGGTGACGCCCGGAGGCGGCTTGGCAATGCCCTGGCGTTGCATGATGTCCGGCCGGTTGACGCCGGCGGCACGCACGCGCAGCAGCACTTCACCTGCGCCGGGGGCGGGCATCGGACGTTCGGCCAGCACCAGCACGCTGGCGTCACCCGGCTCCCGGGCAACGACGGCGCGCATGGTGGCGGGAGGGGGGCTCTGGTCCTCGGGCATGGTGAGGGGTTCCACTTTCATTTCCGGGGACTGAACACGCTCACGCCCTCGTCGAGCAAGGTGAGCCCGACCACCGAACCGATGGGCCACTGCCGCATCGCGTTCAGGCCGGCGCTGCGCACCGTGACGACCTGGCGGGCCGTCATGGGAATGTCGACATCGACAAAGGTGTTGATGTGATCCCCCTGGAAAACATGGTGGATCACGGTGCCGCTGAGCACCGAGCCAGCGCCCAGGGTTTCCAGACGGAGATGCTCCGGACGCACATAGACATCCAGCCGTTCACCCTCGTGAGACACGTCCACCAACCGCGCGCTCGGCAGGCTCAGCAGGCTGGAGCCCAGGCGCAACTGGACTTCCTGCGCGGTCTGGCCGTGGTAGTAAGCCGGCAGGATGTTCACATCGCCCAGGAAGGACGCGACAAAAGGATCTTGCGGGTTCTGGTACAGCTCGGCGGGCTGCGCGATCTGGCGGATGGCACCCGCGCTCATCACCGCGATGCGGTCGGACATGGCCAGGGCCTCGCCCTGGTCGTGCGTCACGAAGACGGTGGTCAGGCCCAGGCGGCGCTGGATCTCGCGGATTTCCACCTGCATGGCACCGCGCAGGCTTTTGTCCAGGGCCGAGAACGGTTCGTCCAGCAAGAGCACCTTGGGTTGGATGACCAGGGCACGTGCCAGGGCGACGCGCTGCTGCTGTCCACCGGACAGCTCGCGGGGCTTGCGGTGCCCGAGGCCGTCCAGCTTGACCAGGGCCATGGCTTCCTGCACGCGCCGGGTGATCTCGTCAGCGCGCACGCCGCGCATGCGCAAGCCATAACCGATGTTGCGCTCCACGTTCATGTGCGGGAAGAGCGCGTAATTCTGGAACACGACGCCGATCTGCCGCTGATGCGGCGGTTCGCTGGTCACGGCTTGGCCATCGATGAAGATTTCGCCGTTGTCGGCCTCGGCGAAACCCGCGATCAGGTTGAGCAGCGTCGTCTTGCCGCAGCCCGATGGTCCCAGCAATGTGAGGAACTCACCGCGCCGGATCTTCAGCGAGAGCTCCTGCAACACGGTCTGATTGTTGTATTGCTTGACCACCCCTTCGAGGCTGACAGCGATCTCGGTCTGGGGCGGGGACATGCGGGACGGTCCGGCGGGCTGGGCATGGGCTGCGTTCATGCCTGAACGATAAGTCAATCGGCCCCCTTGCCGCATTTGCCGAAATTGATGCGGCTCTTCGGAAAAAACGAAACGCCCTCATGCGCAGAGGAGCGCGCCGATCCACACGGGCTTCGCGGGCGGCGCTTTGCTTTTTCCGAAGCCACGCGTCCGAAAAACGTGATTCTCAAACCGCGCCGGCTTCTTCAGACTCGCCGCATCGACGATGGATGCGCAGAGGCTTTGCGAACAACACGCGTCCGGGACGATGGACTTTAGGAAACTCACATGTCAGTGGAAAAAATCAACACGCTGGTGGTTGGCGGTGGTCAAGCGGGCATCGCGATGAGCGAGCACCTCGCGCTCATGGGTGTCCCGCACATCGTGCTGGAGCGCCATCGGATCGCGCAACGGTGGCGCTCGGAGCGCTGGGACTCCCTGGTCGCCAATGGCCCGGCCTGGCACGATCGCTTCCCCGGGCTGAAGTTCAGCGGCATTTCCCCCGAAGCCTTTCCGCCCAAGGAGCGCATGGCGGACTACTTCGAGGAATACGCCCGGATGATCAAGGCACCCGTGCGTTGCGGCGTCGAGGTCCAGCAGGTGGAACGGCTGGTCGGCCGCCCGGGCTTCAAGGTGACGACCTCCGAAGGCGTCATCGAAGCGGTCAACGTGGTCGCGGCGACCGGACCCTTCCAGGTCCCGGTCTATCCAAACATCGTGCCCGAGAGCGCGCAAGTCCAACAGCTGCATTCCTCGCTCTACAAGAATCCGGCGCAGCTGCGCGAAGGCGCCGTGCTGGTGGTTGGTGCAGGCGCCTCGGGTTCGCAGATCGCCGAGGAACTGCGCAAGACCGGCAAGACGGTGTACCTGTCGGTGGGCGAGCATTACCGTCCGCCGCGCTCCTACCGCGGCCGCGACTACTGCTGGTGGCTGGGCGCGCTGGGCCTCTGGGACGAAGTCGCCATCAAGCCCAAGAAGCAACACGTTGCCTTCGCTGTCAGCGGTTATGAAGGCGGCAAGACGGTCGATTTCCGCCGCCTGGCGCACATGGGCATCCAGCTCGTGGGCCTGACCCGGTCCTACCAGGACGGCGTCATCCAGTTCGAGGAAGGACTGGCCAAGAACGTGGGCGATGGTGACCAGGCCTACTTCGACGTGCTGCGCGAAGCCGACGCCTACATCGAGAAGAACGGCCTGCCCTTCCCGCCGGAACCCGAAGCCTGGAAACTGCTTCCGGACCCGGGCTGCCTCACACACCCGATCCTGCGCCTGGACCTGGCACAGGCCGACATCACCACCATCGTCTGGGCCACCGGCTTCACCTTCGACTACCGTTGGCTCAAGGTCGGCGCCTTCGACGAGAAGGGCCTGCCCCTCCACAAGCGCGGCATCTCGGCGGAAAGCGGCATCTATTTCCTGGGCCTGCCGAACCTGGTCAACCGCGCCTCGTCCTTCATCTACGGGGTCTGGCACGACGCGAAGTACATCGCGGACCACATCGTGACCCAGGAAGGCTACCGGACCTACGAGAAAGCTTGAGCGGGCATGGCCGAAATCACCTGCGTCGAGGACCTGCGCGTGCTCGCCCAACAGCGCGTGCCGCGCATGTTCTACGACTACGTCGACACCGGATCGTGGACCGAATACACCTACCGGGTCAATGAAGCGGATTTTCAGAACATCGAATTCCGCCAGCGCGTGGCGGTGGACATCACGACGCGCAGCACCGGCAGCACCATGGTGGGCCAGCCGGTCACCATGCCGGTCGCCATCGCGCCCACCGGGCTGACCGGCATGGTGCACGCGGACGGCGAGATCCTGGCGGCGCGGGCCGCGAAGCAGTTCGGCGTCCCCTTTACCTTGTCGACCATGAGCATCTGCCCGATCGAGGCGGTGGCCGATGCAACGCAAAGACACCCCTTCTGGTTCCAGCTCTACGTGCTGCGCGACCGGGGTTTCGTCGCCGAGCTGATCGACCGCGCGCGCGACGCCAACTGCTCGGCGCTCGTCGTGACCATGGACCTGCAGGTCTTCGGCCAGCGCCACAAGGACAAGAAGAACGGCCTGTCCACCCCGCCCTGACCGACGCTGCGCAATTTGCTGAACCTGGCGGGCAAACCCCGCTGGTGCTGGAACATGCTGCAAACCCGGCACCGCCACTTTGGCAACATCGTCGGCCATGCCAAGGGGGTGGACAACATCGGCTCGCTGGTGGAGTGGACGCGGGAGCAGTTTGACCCGCGCCTGTCGTGGCAGGACATCGAATGGATACGCCAGCGCTGGGCCGGCAAGCTGATCGTCAAGGGCATCCAGCACCCGGAAGACGCCCGTCTGGCGGTGCAAAGCGGCGCCGACGCCATCGTGGTGTCCAACCACGGCGGGCGCCAGCTGGACGGCGCTTCCTCGTCCATCTCGACCCTGCCGCGCATCGTGGAGGCGGTGGGTCATCGGGTGGAGGTGCACATGGACGGCGGCATCCGCTCCGGTCAGGACGTGCTGAAGGCCATCGCTCTGGGCGCGCGCGGCACTTACATCGGCCGGGCCATGCTGTATGGCCTGGGCGCGATGGGCGAGCAGGGCGTGGGCACCGTCCTGAAACTCATTCAGAACGAGCTCGATCTGTCCATGGCCTTCTGCGGCAAGACCGACATCGCCAGCGTGGGCCGCGAGATCCTCTCGCTGCGCTGAGCCTCACTGGCACAGAAAGTCGACCAGCCCCTGCAGCATGCGGTCGCAGGCCTCGATCTGCGACAGCGCCACGTACTCGTCCGCCTTGTGGGCCACCTCGATGCTGC
It encodes:
- a CDS encoding YifB family Mg chelatase-like AAA ATPase, with amino-acid sequence MSLSLVRSRALRGLEAAIVSVEVHLAPGLPSFTLVGLAETEVKEARERVRAALLHSGLVFPHDRRITVNLAPADLPKDSGRFDLPIALGLLAASGQIDGAALARYEFAGELSLSGELRPVRGALAMALALRGQTSRLVLPPGSAEEAALAPDAEIYRAVHLLDVVRQFLPEDGAQAAATDSGWTRQTRPALPTGLPAAPDLTDVKGQAGPKRALEIAAAGGHSLLMSGPPGTGKSMLAERLSGLLPPMSTEEALESAALLSLAGRFTPAHWMQRPTLSPHHTASAVALVGGGSPPRPGEISLAHHGVLYLDELPELPRAALEALREPLETGRIRIVRAARQAEFPARFQLVAAMNPCPCGYLGATHRVCRCTPDQIRRYQARLSGPLLDRIDLHVSVNALPPGELLDASTGESSATVRARSTAARQRALARQDKVNHALSGQDIERAIQAEDGALRFLRQAAERLGWSGRGLHRTLKVARTIADLGGAEHMTTEHVAEALQYRPVLPA
- a CDS encoding ammonium transporter; amino-acid sequence: MSIELAWLLLCAALVIFMTPGLAFFYGGLVKSKSVVSMMMLSFGSIIVVAILYVLIGAGIASQVGATSSWFAGSPLADFGLSAIAGNIGKSDAAGYGAFAGHAFLVAFCIITVALASGAVADRARFWPWILFAALFAAFVVFPTFRWLWGMNAEGKFDGWLANDVYGFGASIDWAGGTVIHQSAGAAAMALALVLGKRTGFGKQLATSHNVPLVLIGTAILWFGWFGFNTGVHGANVDQSGLIFLNTLIAPAAAALGWIIVEKFKLGKSTAVGAASGIVAGLVAITPACASLTPIWAILLGLAAGAICALAVELKFKLGYDDSLDVVGIHLVAGFIGCIWIGLFGSVGGAESLLSAGSAKLLTAQVLSSVTVIVYSFVVTYILAFLVEKTVGFRVNADAETAGLDNVLHEEGYGI
- a CDS encoding MFS transporter codes for the protein MSPLSASTRRSVLLLSCATFSSMAVQRLCDAMLPELSREFGVGLAEAARTISFFAVVYGLCQLFYGPLGDRLGKFRVVTWATLGCSVGSVMAVFALGLDMLVAARMLTALGAAAIIPLSMAWIGDNVPYAQRQETLAKLALGTTLGLTSGQVFGGLFTDTLGWRWAFVLMTLLFGIAGVLLWREGRRMARQQTGTTHAAQAEAPRLGFVKQAWAIVTGRWSRVVLIVALIEGATGFGALAIWATHLHAELGLSLSAAGVVVALFGLGGVVYMVTARWLIPRLGEAGLVRLGVSLLGLGALVVAYSPLAWPAAPACLAAGFGFFMLHNTMQTNATQMAPAARGTAVSLFAAFLFIGQSIGVLLAAALAASLGSAPTIAGAGVILCALGWGFAVLLRRRHLPAEPVEPVEVG
- a CDS encoding MFS transporter; this translates as MPTRSASPQYPPSPVSPLSSASPLPPSTGRFIGWLSLAQLISWGSVFYLFGLLLEPVERDLGLTRAQTSLAFSLALLAEGLMAWPVGRWIDRGHERAVMVGGSLLLALGLLLHSQVDGLPAFYAVWLLLGVGLAGALYPPAFAVIIRRYPQDFRRAIIIITFLGGLASTVFIPLSAGLIHTLGWRHALWPLAALHLLVCAPIHWRMLRDAPRPEPNPVTARSADVHPVDARPQAPLRQHLLSAPYLLVGLFIVLFMGVVAAIPPHLVSLLRGYGLPETWAILAPALIGVVQVGGRALLYFFEARWSLHAVNRLIPTLVPLALLTLLLAPLLAALFAGHARSVQIALVLLFVALYGLGNGMLTIVKGTAVAEYVDRAQAASLNGALGLPQALSRAAMPWLLGMMWTPSAAYRNGLWLMLGLCLLGLAALVWAQHHAARHAEDLRKPA
- a CDS encoding 2-hydroxyacid dehydrogenase encodes the protein MEQALGTLVFYSDFDDFDTWKNALQMHLPGLKVVHASAIDRPEDVHYALVWKPPEGFFQRMPNLRLIINLGAGVDSLVARQDLPKDIPITRITDPNMARMMAGYVLFAVLRHAREIPFFEAAQRRGAWAYRHPRSPEDITVAVLGLGQLGATAAHELQRQGFRTLGWSRSPARIEGVECFAGMEALDGVLGQADIVVLMLPLTPLTKHLFDRQRLAKMRPGAAFVNVARGALVDQAALTDLLRSGHIGAATLDVFEREPLAPGDPLWNMPQVLITPHLASVAIPSTSARQIAENIERIASGQAPAHTIEPARGY
- a CDS encoding type II 3-dehydroquinate dehydratase — protein: MSDLTMTPITIWFLNGPNANLYGLDANKTYGKDSFPVLQSRCEAQATALEVELRFLQSNHEGQLVDWIQEARGVADGIIINAAGLTYSSIPILDALMAFPGKIIETHMSNIWKREAFRHHSYISKVADGVIAGLGGDGYELAIEAVSRLVRKSRQEV
- a CDS encoding glutathione S-transferase family protein, producing MKLLYAPTSPFVRKVMVCAHLTGQADQIELLDSAAHPIRRDPRIAAHNPLAKVPTLILDDGQSLYDSRVICEYLASRGGARHLFPATGAARWTALTRQALGDGLLDAALLARYELTARPVEVQWPAWREALLTKVDACLVAIEAVARDLAVDQATIGEVTIGCGLGYLDFRFPELDWRGQCPQAARWNEVFQWLPAMQATRPYDA